A genomic segment from Lignipirellula cremea encodes:
- the trpA gene encoding tryptophan synthase subunit alpha, producing MSQIDDLFTGLRSAGKKAFMPFVTAGDPDLEFTAALIQELARRGCHLFEVGAPYSDPIADGPVIQASYTRALAKGIRVPAILEMLGGLKDVSAPRVTMLSYAIIHRRGLEQFVIDAKAAGVSGAIVPDLLVEESEAFAEICQRHDFSLIQLVTPTTPRERAVRIAQLSTGFLYYVSVTGITGERTELPPSIVDNVGWLREQTDLPICIGFGVSQPEHVKMLAPVADGVIVGSAIVRQIAAAEERPRADVIQEIGDYAATLLAALND from the coding sequence ATGTCTCAGATTGACGATCTTTTTACGGGCTTGCGCTCGGCCGGCAAAAAGGCTTTCATGCCGTTTGTGACGGCCGGCGACCCGGACCTGGAATTCACTGCCGCCCTGATCCAGGAACTGGCCCGTCGCGGCTGCCATCTGTTTGAAGTTGGCGCCCCGTACAGCGATCCAATCGCCGACGGACCCGTGATCCAGGCGTCCTACACCCGGGCCCTGGCCAAGGGGATCAGGGTGCCGGCTATCCTGGAGATGCTGGGCGGCCTGAAAGACGTCTCGGCCCCGCGGGTGACGATGCTGAGCTACGCCATTATCCACCGGCGAGGGCTGGAGCAGTTCGTGATTGACGCCAAAGCGGCCGGCGTGTCGGGGGCGATTGTGCCCGACCTGCTGGTCGAAGAGTCGGAAGCGTTCGCCGAGATCTGCCAGCGCCACGACTTCAGCCTGATCCAGCTGGTCACGCCGACCACGCCGCGGGAGCGGGCTGTACGGATCGCCCAGCTCTCGACGGGTTTTCTGTACTATGTGTCGGTGACCGGCATTACGGGCGAGCGGACCGAACTGCCGCCCAGCATTGTCGATAACGTCGGCTGGCTGCGGGAGCAAACCGACCTGCCGATCTGCATCGGCTTTGGCGTGAGCCAGCCCGAGCATGTAAAGATGCTGGCCCCTGTCGCTGACGGCGTGATTGTCGGCTCGGCCATCGTCCGCCAGATCGCGGCTGCCGAAGAACGCCCTCGGGCCGACGTCATCCAAGAAATCGGCGACT
- the trpB gene encoding tryptophan synthase subunit beta gives MNDPSPAATSKTPDERGRFGEFGGRYVPETLTRALDELDAAYREARVDLEFQAELESLLHHYVGRPSPLYHAQRLSEKCGGAQIWLKREDLNHTGAHKINNTLGQALLTVRMGKKRVIAETGAGQHGVATATACARFGLPCVVYMGEEDIRRQAPNVFSMKLLGAEVRPVTTGSRTLRDAINDAMRDWMSSVEDTHYILGSVVGPHPFPMIVRDFQSVIGREARRQSLEQMGRLPNLVVACVGGGSNAAGMFYPFVDDPNVEMVGVEAGGRSGEPGQHASPLTYGSPGVLHGSYSYVMQDDDGQTCDVHSVSAGLDYPGVGPEHSYWKDTGRVHYTSCRDLQALDGFDALASLEGILPALESSHAIAKAMELAAQRPPSDTIVVCLSGRGDKDAAEIARLKQERE, from the coding sequence ATGAATGATCCCTCTCCGGCGGCCACTTCCAAAACGCCCGATGAACGTGGGCGCTTTGGCGAGTTCGGCGGTCGTTATGTGCCCGAAACGTTGACCCGCGCGCTCGATGAACTTGACGCCGCTTATCGCGAAGCCCGCGTCGACCTGGAATTCCAGGCCGAGCTGGAATCGCTGCTGCACCATTATGTGGGGCGTCCATCGCCCCTGTATCATGCCCAGCGCCTGAGCGAAAAATGCGGCGGCGCCCAGATCTGGCTCAAACGCGAAGACCTGAACCACACCGGCGCGCATAAAATCAATAACACGCTTGGCCAGGCGCTGCTGACTGTCCGCATGGGAAAAAAGCGGGTCATCGCCGAGACCGGCGCCGGACAGCATGGCGTGGCGACCGCGACCGCGTGCGCTCGCTTTGGCCTGCCCTGCGTGGTCTACATGGGCGAGGAAGACATTCGCCGCCAGGCCCCCAATGTGTTCAGCATGAAACTGCTGGGCGCCGAAGTGCGGCCCGTGACGACCGGCTCCCGCACCCTGCGCGACGCCATCAACGATGCGATGCGCGACTGGATGTCGAGCGTCGAAGACACCCATTACATTCTGGGCTCCGTCGTGGGTCCGCACCCGTTCCCGATGATCGTCCGCGACTTCCAGTCCGTGATCGGCCGAGAGGCCCGTCGCCAGTCGCTGGAACAGATGGGCCGTTTGCCCAACCTGGTGGTCGCTTGTGTCGGCGGCGGCAGTAATGCGGCCGGCATGTTCTATCCGTTTGTCGACGATCCGAATGTTGAAATGGTCGGCGTCGAAGCGGGCGGTCGCAGTGGAGAACCCGGGCAGCATGCTTCCCCGCTCACGTACGGTTCGCCCGGCGTCCTGCATGGCAGTTACAGCTATGTGATGCAGGATGATGACGGCCAGACCTGCGACGTGCACTCCGTGTCGGCCGGCCTGGATTACCCAGGCGTCGGTCCGGAGCACAGCTACTGGAAAGACACCGGCCGGGTGCATTACACCTCGTGCCGCGATCTCCAGGCGCTCGACGGGTTCGACGCACTCGCCAGTCTCGAAGGAATCTTGCCGGCGCTGGAAAGCTCCCATGCCATCGCGAAAGCAATGGAGCTTGCGGCCCAGCGTCCTCCGAGCGATACGATCGTTGTCTGCCTTTCCGGCCGCGGTGATAAAGACGCAGCCGAGATCGCCCGGTTAAAGCAGGAGCGGGAGTAA